In one window of Arthrobacter pascens DNA:
- a CDS encoding acyl-CoA dehydrogenase family protein, with translation MTDLATDYLDIDFLLTEQEIDLRSQVRQFVDDRIRPNINSWYEEAVFPQDLVKEMGSLGLLGMHLKGYGCGGRTAVEYGIAAMELEAGDSGIRTFVSVQGSLAMSAISKFGSEEQKQQWLPGMAAGELIGCFGLTEPTAGSDPANMLTRAERNGSGWVLNGAKRWIGLASIADVAIIWAGTDEGIRGFVVPTDTEGFLATPISEKLSMRASIQCDITLDDVRLPDSAVLPGVVGLRGPFSCLNEARYGILWGAMGAARDAYHAALAYASDRTQFGKPIASFQLTQQKLVDMVLEIQKGTLVALQTGRLKDVGRLRPEQISFGKLNNVRQAIEICRSARTILGGNGITLEYSPLRHANNLESVRTYEGTDEIHALIMGRAITGIPSFS, from the coding sequence GTGACCGACCTCGCCACCGATTACCTCGACATCGACTTCCTGCTCACCGAGCAGGAGATTGACCTGCGCAGCCAGGTCCGCCAGTTCGTCGATGACCGGATCCGGCCCAACATCAACTCCTGGTACGAGGAGGCAGTCTTCCCCCAGGACCTGGTCAAGGAGATGGGCAGCCTCGGCCTGCTGGGCATGCACCTGAAGGGGTACGGCTGTGGCGGACGGACCGCCGTCGAGTACGGGATTGCAGCCATGGAGCTGGAGGCCGGGGACTCCGGCATCCGCACGTTTGTGTCCGTGCAGGGATCGCTCGCCATGAGCGCCATCTCCAAATTCGGTTCGGAAGAGCAGAAGCAGCAGTGGTTGCCTGGCATGGCCGCGGGCGAACTGATCGGCTGCTTCGGCCTCACCGAGCCCACGGCGGGCAGCGACCCTGCCAACATGCTCACCCGTGCCGAGCGAAACGGCTCAGGCTGGGTGCTGAACGGAGCCAAACGGTGGATCGGCCTTGCCTCCATCGCCGACGTCGCGATCATCTGGGCGGGCACTGACGAAGGCATCCGCGGCTTCGTCGTACCTACCGACACCGAGGGCTTCCTGGCGACCCCAATCTCCGAAAAACTGTCGATGCGCGCCTCCATCCAGTGCGACATCACCCTCGACGACGTCCGGCTGCCGGACAGCGCCGTGCTACCCGGCGTCGTCGGCCTCCGCGGTCCTTTTTCCTGCCTCAACGAGGCAAGGTACGGCATTTTGTGGGGTGCCATGGGCGCCGCCCGTGACGCCTATCACGCAGCCCTGGCCTACGCCAGCGACCGCACCCAGTTCGGCAAACCGATCGCCTCGTTCCAGCTCACCCAGCAGAAACTCGTGGACATGGTCCTGGAGATCCAGAAGGGCACACTGGTGGCCCTCCAGACCGGGCGGCTCAAGGATGTCGGCCGCCTGCGGCCCGAACAGATCTCCTTCGGCAAGCTCAATAACGTCCGCCAGGCAATCGAGATCTGCCGATCGGCCCGGACCATCCTCGGCGGAAACGGCATCACGCTTGAGTACTCGCCGCTGCGGCACGCCAACAACCTCGAGAGCGTGCGCACCTACGAGGGGACCGACGAAATCCATGCGCTGATCATGGGCCGCGCGATCACAGGCATCCCGAGCTTCTCGTAG